A segment of the Leptolyngbya sp. NIES-3755 genome:
ATTGTTATCCGTTTGCGAACCATTGATCATCACCAAATTTGCACCGGGTTTTAGACCGAACGCACCTTTTTGAAGTTGATCGGCGATGTATTGTCCTTGAAGTTCGCCGACTCGGACGTTATCAAATGAGACATAGTAGGCAACATCAGGATCTTGAATTAAGCGATCGTAAGCAATGACCGGAACCTGACTCGCTTTCGCTTTTTGCACAATCACAGAAGCTTTATCACTGTCTTGCGGGTCAACCACCAGAATGCAAGCCCCTTTTGTTAATGCCGCATCTGCCTGGTTTTGTTGAGTGTCGGCATTGTTATTCGCGTTTGCATACTGAATCGTGGCATCGGGAATTACGGCTTTGATTTCCTTTTCTAGAAGGGGTCGATCGTAGGCTTCGTATCGAGCCGATGAATCGGATTCGGGCAAGAGAATTCCAATATTTTTGCATCCTTTAGCTGCGGCAAATTGGGTGTCTGTATTGGTCGCAGTTGGGGAATTGTTGCCAGCGTTTGGATTGTTTGCAGTATTGTTTTGATTGCTACAGGCAGTGAATATTGCAACGCTTAATAAGGGCAAGAATTTGAAAGTTAGGGTTAAAAAACGGTTCATTTCTAATGTCCTTGAGTCTGAATCACCGAATGAAAAGCAGGATTAATTCTAGCGATCGGGTCGCAGTTTGAATGAGGAGTTTTAACAGGATTAAATCGGAGGGTTACTGTTAAAATTTGTGTAGACATTTCCTCTAATAAAATAGCGATCGATTAAAGCTAGACTTGTTAGGAATCAGGAGCGATCCCCAACTCTTCGACATTAGATTTTTTTGATAAAACTCCGCCTCTACCGCCAGAGTGAAGGGGGAAGTTTAGTCGAAAAATCTTCAGGTTTCTAAATTATGGCTCTGCCTCAACGGGAAACCGTCCTCGATATTGAGTCAGGAATTGCTCAAATTAATCTATCTAAAGGAAAAGGTAGGAAAAGCTTGCAGTACGGTAAACTGCACTACTACAGGCATCGGTACGGAGGATACGATCGAGCCTGTAAAGAGAAAGCAATATAGGAGAAATCCGGAATGCAAACCACTTTTGATTCTGATAAGCGCCGCTTGTTATCCTGCCTCAGTCATGGCGCGATTTTCTTTAGTACAACGTTGTTTTCGATCGGTGTACCGTTTGCGGTGAATCTGCTCTCGGATGATCCAGTTGTTAAAGCAAATGCCAAAGAGTCGATGAACTTTCACCTGAATGTTTGGTTTTGGGCGGCAGTGATTGGGATCCCGGCTGCGATTTTGTCGTTCTTGACGTTTGGAATTGGTGGAGTGCTGTTCTTTCCGCTGATTGGATTTGGATACTTGCTGCACTGGGGATTGACGATTTGGGCACTGGCGCACTGTTTCACGAAGCCAGATGAGCCGTTTCGTTATCCGTTCATTTTCCGCTTGTTCTAAGAAGTTTGGGATTGCTGTTGAAACCGTAACGGTCAGGAATTGTACCCGTTACGGTTTTTTGTGTCTAGACGTTGACCGAAGCTCGATCGAGCGATTCAACCAGCGATCGGACTGCGGCGATCATGGCGATTTCGCTGTCGAGTTTGTGAATTGCGCTACCGACACCGACACCGGAAGCACCAGCGGCGATCGCTAATGGAGCGGTGACGCTGGACAAACCGGAGGCACAGAGAACCGGAATGTCGATCGCATGAGAGATTTCGTAAGCTGCTGCTAGAGTCGGAGCCGCTTTCTCGATTAAGCCCAACACGCCGGAATGTGCCGGAGCCGAAGAAGTTCCACCTTCGGTTTGAATCAAGTCAGCACCCGCTTTCACGAGATCTTCTGCCAATTGGACTTGTTGATCTAAGGGCAAAATGTGGGGCACAGTCACGGAAAGGGTGATATTCGGTAATAGAGCGCGGGTCGCGTGAGTGAGTGCCAAAACTTCTTCTGCTTCAAAACGACGACCTTGAGCATAGAAACTGTCGAAGTTGCCGATTTCGATTAGGTCTGCACCGGACTCGATCGCCATCACGAATTTTTCAGGTTCAACCGCAGAAACGCAGATGGGCAAATTGGTGAGTTGTTTTGCCATGCGGATCAGGGCAGCATCTGCGGCGATATCGACGAAGGTAGCACCACCGCGATCGGCAGCTTTGATCACGGAAGCGACGTTGTTGGCATCAAAATTGTTTAAGCCGCTGATGATTTTGAGGGCGCGACCTTGAGCGAGAGCAGTTTGTAGCGTAGAGATCATGATGCTTCATTATTTTGAAGTGAGTACTGATCATTTTGCCAGTATTAGGAAATCCCAGCTAGAGGAAACCGTAAACGAATGCAGAAATTAGAGACAGAACGCTTGTGGTTGCGTCCTTTCAGGAATGAAGATTTAGATCGAATGGCGGAGCTTTTTGGCGATCCGGAGGTCATGCGCTACATTTCATCAGGAACGAAGACACGGGCGGAATTAGAGGCAGAATTTCCGGCGATGTTGGAACGATGGAGTGGCAGCGGCTTCGGGATGTGGGCGATGATTGAGAAAACGAGTCGAATATTACTAGGTCGCTGTGGGTTGATTTATCTCAATGGAACGCCAGAGGTGGAGCTAGGATATATGCTCGATAAAACCTATTGGAATCGGGGATTTGTGACGGAAGCTTCGATCGCTTGTCTCAGATTTGGATTCGAGCAGGCGGGATTAGAGCGAATTGTTGCGATCGCTCAACCTGAAAATATTGCTTCTCAGCGAGTCATGCAAAAAGTGGGAATGACGTTTGAAAAGAACGCTCACTATTACAAAACAGACGTTGTATATTACGCTATCTCAAAGGATGAGTTTCACGCTTTGCATGGATAAATTAATTCTTCTGAGTTTCGATGTTGAAGAGTTTGATGTACCTGAAGAATATGGTCAAACTTTATCGGATAGTGTGAAATTCAAAGTATCGGCGGAAGGGCTGGAAAAAGTTTTGGAATTGCTCGATCGATTAAATATCCGAGCAACGTTTTTTATCACTGCAAATTTTGCCATTCATCATCCTTCTACAATGCTTGAAATTGCAAAAAAGCATGAGATTGCCTCACATGGGTTTTATCATTCTTCGTTTTGTGTAGAAGATTTAGCGCGATCGAAGCAAGCGTTAGAAGAAATCATGCATCAAGAAGTGACTGGATTTAGAATGGCACGATTGCAACCTGTGAGCGATCGAGAAATTCAACAAGCAGGATATCAATACAATTCTTCAATGAATCCGACCTATTTACCCGGTCGATACAACAATCTTTCTAAGCCGCGAATTCCTTACCATTCTGATCGATTGCTCAACATTCCGGTTTCAGTTACACCCTTGATTCGATTCCCATTGTTTTGGTTGAGTTTTAAGAATCTGCCTTTACCGCTTTATAAGTTTGCTTCGAGAATTACTTTAGATTGGGATGCTTACATTAATTTGTACTTTCATCCTTGGGAATTTACGAACATTCGGGGCTATCAACTGCCGGGATATATTAAGAGGCGATCGGGGAAAGAAATGCTCGATCGATTAGAAAACTACTTGATTTGGATTCGATCGTTAGGCACATTTGTAACGTTCTCTGAATTTCAAGAAAGCTTAGATCCAGGTAATTTGTTCAAAATACTTTAGGACAATTTCTTAATCGTGACTAATCCGCCCGGAATGCTTTGAATATTCAACTCGTAGCTCTCAAGCAAACCCATGCCGACCAGCGGATCAGTTTCTGACTCGTTGATCTCGATCGCCCTAATCTGACCATCCCAGATCACAGATGCTTCGTAGACATCAAACAAACACAGACTGCCATCGCCTAAAATTCCTTCCTCCTGCATATACCAGGTCAATTCAAGCGCTCTAATAATGGCAGAAGGCAGAGTTAGAAATCCTGTGTATCCAGTATCAATTACAGCTTTAATGCCTTGACGCTGATTATTCTCACCTAGCACCGCGAATTGAATGATTGCTTCTCGACGGGGATTTACGTTGCCAAGAATCATTCCACTGTACCCGGAGAACGAAAGCCAAAACGATGAACTGCTCGATGTCCTATCCGAATTCCAAAAATTTGGGCATCAGGATAACGAGCCAGCAATTGTTTCGCAGCCGTCAAGCTATCATCAGCAATTTCAAAAGCTCCTGTTTCAATATCGATCGCAACAATTTTTCCGCTATTGCCTTCCTCGATCTGACAACGGATTTTGGTTTCGTAAAGAGTTCTGCCGCGTCGGGCAAATTCCTCTTTGCTGTAGAGGGGTTGTCGGACTGTCATAGATTAGCTGAATTACTAACTTTTCCTCTAATTGTAGCCTGAGCAAAGTACTTTATTTAATTTTAGGAGCCTGAGCTTTCACGAATGCTGCACATCAAAACGTAGTGATAACTAACGATTAATGGAGTTTCATCTTGTTAAAGTTTGCAAGTACAGCCCTAGATCGCCGTAGTTGAGACTTACGTAGAATTACACTAATAATGAGCGGGCTACTTAAATTTTTGAAGATAATTCAGGATTTACCAAATAAGATTTGGGGAATGCTCAGAAAAATTCGTCTTTCTCGGCAATCCCCAATGCAAACAATCCTGCTCAACTCGACTCTCAAAGAGTTACTTACTCGGATAATCGGACAAGAAGTTAATCTATCTTCGCTCAGTCTGATGGAATTGTTTACAACAAACCTAGCCCAACTACTACTAGGTGTTGCTTCTGCTGACAAGGTAGTCACGCTTGAGGAAAGAAAACATTTGAGGGATACTTTGATTCGACTGCGCCTGCTCGAAGGCGAATTTGCAGAGTTTACGAGAACAGTGGCGAATGGAATCAACAAACTAAGAAGTTTTAGCAGTCTCCAAAATTTTCTAACTCTAGCTACTCCCCTCAATTCTGCACAGCGCCTCTTGCTTATTGGATTAGGCTATGAGATGTCAGCAGCAGATGGAACCATCGATCCGAAAGAATTAGCCTACTTGCAGCGGATTGCAAGCGCGTTGGAAATCAAATCGCAGTATTTATCTGTGCTTGAAGCCAGTTTTACCGCGCAAAAAGTAACTGATTTTGTCGCATTGGAAGAAGTTCGATCGTTGCTCGATCCTGCCCGCTTTCATGACCTGGATATTATTTTTACGGATGCTGCCAGTCATTTAGTCGAAGCCTTGCCAAGACAAGAAGGAGGAGTGACTGGACAAAGTTCTGCACGTACCTATGAAGAACTGAATCGTTTTCAGCAATCCATTGAACAGTTGAACCAAGCCTATGCACAGGTGGATCAAGTAATTCGAGAATGTGTTGCTCAAAACTATGTCTCTGAAACTTTGGTGCAAGACTTTTATCAATTGTGGGAACGGTTAAGCTCTCAAAAATTTCGGGTTGCAGTTGTGGGCGAATTTAGTCAAGGTAAGTCCACCTTTCTAAATGCTTTGCTCGGTGAAGAAATTCAACCGACTAGAGCAATTCCATGTAGTGGAACGGTGACTATATTGCGTTATGGAAAACAGAAACGTGTAATCTGTCGATATCGAGATGGGAAAGAAGAAGAAATTCCAATCGAACAGTATCAAGACAAAGCAGCAATCTCTAAAGAAGCAGCTTATGGAAAAGACAGTGCAAGAATGGCAATGCTGGAGAATGAAATCGACGAAATCATTTTCGAGCATCCCGATTTGGAACTCTGCAAAAGCGGTGTTGAGATCGTTGATTCTCCTGGTCTGAACGAACACGATGAACGGACTCGCATTACTCAGCAGTTGCTTAAAGGGACAGATGCTGTAATTTTTCTTGCTAACGCTCAGCGTCCGTTAACTCAATGGGAGCAGGATTTCCTCAAGCATGATCTACGTCAGCAGATGCGATCTATTAATGCAAGAGAATCTGTTTCTCCCCAATCGACCGAGGAAACTCCCGCAGAAAATCTCTTTGTTCTTGTGAACTTTATGGACTTGTTGAGAAAGGAGTCTGATCGTGAAGATGTTCGCGAACGTCTTCAAAATTTTCTTCTTGGTACAAGTCCAATTTTGGCAGGAGAAAATCGAATTCATTACATTTCCGCGCAAGAAACGCTGGAAGCAAGACTGACAAATGAGGAGAACCGCTATACACATTCATTCCAAGAGTTTGTGCGATCGCTAGAACAATTCCTAACTGCCGATCGTGGGAAAATCAAGATTAATCAATCTATTAGGGCGCTTTCGGACATCATCGAAATGCGTCTTAAGCCTGAACTAAAGCAAGCCAGAGCATTCCTCAACAATGAGATCTCACTCTCTGAGAACTCTACTCAAGCGATTTCGACGTTAATTGAAAAAGCGAATCAACAGCTTCAAGAGCTTCGGAAGACTGCTGACAGTTTGCAAGAAGAGGTGTATCAGCGAGTTGATGCGTCCCTAGGTGAGTGGATGAGTAGATTAGACGTAAAACTCAGACGCGAAAGTGCAGGTTGGAGCTTTGGCAAATCCACAGACAAGAAAGCAATCAATCGCCACTTTTCAGATTTGTTCATTAGAACAGTGTCTGAAGATTTAGAACGATGGGCAGAACAAGAGATGGTAAGAATTTCAGGTAACAACCTGAAACATCTTGAACAGGAGAGCAAGTCTGTTCTGCAAGACATTTATGATGGGTTTAGAACGATCGATAGTGAAATCGGTTCTAACTTCAGCTATCAATTTGAACAATCCTCTTCCTTTCGTGCTGAGTTGGCAGGTTTTTCATCTTGTTTCGGTGAAGCAGAAGAAGACTGGAAAGAAGGTTTGTTTGGTTTTACTGGACTAGGGGCACTTGGGGCTGGATTAGTCGCGATGTTTATGGGCGCGTTCGGTCCAGCGATGGCTCTATTTGCTGTGGGTCAAGGATTTTTAGATATGATTTTTGGTCAGAAGCCAGAAGAGGTACAAGCAGAGCAAAAAGAGGAAATTCTTCAGAAAGGAATTGCTCAGCTAAGGAATTCTCTACCAAAGATTCGAGAACAGATTCGCCAACGAATAGGTGAGGCTTTTGGGGAGAGACGTAAGACAGTCCAACAACAGATTACTAGCGTGATTTCCAGTGCCAAGAATTTGTTAAGGCAAGAGGAGATTAGTCATCAGCATTCAGAGAAAAATCGTCAGGAGAAAATCGCATGGCTTGACTACCAATCAACTTTGCTAGAGCAGGCTAAAAGCCAATCTGTATCTCAGTCGCAGACGTAATTCTTGAGAAAATCTATCTTCTCAAAACGGATCACTTGCAGTGAAACTGTCCTGTAAGTGATTCTTTGCTTGCCACTAAGATTTGCTTTCTAGCAAATACGCTAATGATTTGCCTATTGCCAAATCTGTACAAAAACTTGGGCGATCGTACTCGCCTATAATCGCTCATTGTGAATAGGTTAAAAGTGGAGCTGACGGGAGTCGAACCCGTGTCCAAACTGGGTATTAATTCGCCGATCGTTCACAGGTTTAGCTTCTCTAATCCTCGAAGCGGGAACTATCCTTTGTCCCGGATAATAGGATGCTCTGGTATTGCCTTAGCTAGAACGCCAACCAGAGGTGAAGTTCTAGAGCAACCGTTGGGGTTTGCTTACTGCCTTTAACGGTGTCAGACTGTAAGCGCTCGAACCTGAATTAGAGGTGTTTTATGCTGCAACAGGTGCAGTTTTACGAGCAAAAGGTACGATGTTGTTTGCATCTATTGTTTTGAGCCTAGATTTACGAGAGTGGACTCCCTCTCGACCTGCATCACGGTAGAACGTTCGCCAACCTGTCGAAACCGTTACAGCCCCTCGATGTTTTCTCATTATAGCGCGTGGTTTTCGATCGTGAAGTAAAGAATTTTTCTACCCCAAGATGCGATCGAATCTCCCTTCTAGAAGAAGTATCCTTCAACGTATCCTCATAGACTGCCAATCAGTCGATTGAACTGAGGGTTATACATGCCAGTATTATTTGCATTTCGTCGAATTTTGTCGATCGCTGTATTGATTACCGTCATCACGTTTGGATTTGTAACGCTTCCGAGCAACGCTGCAACTCAGTCTTCAGTGAACTCAGAAGCCGCAACCGATCGCGCTTATGAAGAGACTGAGGCGGCAGGAATCCAAGAAGAAATTTACCAACAGCGACTTCAAGAAGGACAAGATCCTGAAAAGATGCCGCAGCCCTTTAAGCGGATTGTGGATGCCCAAGGAAAGGAAGTTC
Coding sequences within it:
- a CDS encoding xylose binding protein transport system (similar to AA sequence:cyanobase_aa:LBDG_17790); its protein translation is MNRFLTLTFKFLPLLSVAIFTACSNQNNTANNPNAGNNSPTATNTDTQFAAAKGCKNIGILLPESDSSARYEAYDRPLLEKEIKAVIPDATIQYANANNNADTQQNQADAALTKGACILVVDPQDSDKASVIVQKAKASQVPVIAYDRLIQDPDVAYYVSFDNVRVGELQGQYIADQLQKGAFGLKPGANLVMINGSQTDNNALQFREGALKALQPLVDSKQLNLVFDQYTPNWDNARAQSIMEGILTQQKNNVQAAYVANDGMANTVIAALRSQKLDGKILVTGQDATLTGIQNILTGDQAMTIYKPIAKEAQATAQLVAALSNGTNPGGVVNGQTALKSGGQLSSALIAPISVDKTNVQQTVLADGYLKREEVCNGITGDTTGICRN
- a CDS encoding hypothetical protein (similar to AA sequence:cyanobase_aa:LBDG_44640), with the protein product MQTTFDSDKRRLLSCLSHGAIFFSTTLFSIGVPFAVNLLSDDPVVKANAKESMNFHLNVWFWAAVIGIPAAILSFLTFGIGGVLFFPLIGFGYLLHWGLTIWALAHCFTKPDEPFRYPFIFRLF
- a CDS encoding hypothetical protein (similar to AA sequence:cyanobase_aa:LBDG_44630); this encodes MISTLQTALAQGRALKIISGLNNFDANNVASVIKAADRGGATFVDIAADAALIRMAKQLTNLPICVSAVEPEKFVMAIESGADLIEIGNFDSFYAQGRRFEAEEVLALTHATRALLPNITLSVTVPHILPLDQQVQLAEDLVKAGADLIQTEGGTSSAPAHSGVLGLIEKAAPTLAAAYEISHAIDIPVLCASGLSSVTAPLAIAAGASGVGVGSAIHKLDSEIAMIAAVRSLVESLDRASVNV
- a CDS encoding putative acetyltransferase (similar to AA sequence:cyanobase_aa:alr7052), which translates into the protein MQKLETERLWLRPFRNEDLDRMAELFGDPEVMRYISSGTKTRAELEAEFPAMLERWSGSGFGMWAMIEKTSRILLGRCGLIYLNGTPEVELGYMLDKTYWNRGFVTEASIACLRFGFEQAGLERIVAIAQPENIASQRVMQKVGMTFEKNAHYYKTDVVYYAISKDEFHALHG
- a CDS encoding hypothetical protein (similar to AA sequence:cyanobase_aa:LBDG_02320), whose translation is MDKLILLSFDVEEFDVPEEYGQTLSDSVKFKVSAEGLEKVLELLDRLNIRATFFITANFAIHHPSTMLEIAKKHEIASHGFYHSSFCVEDLARSKQALEEIMHQEVTGFRMARLQPVSDREIQQAGYQYNSSMNPTYLPGRYNNLSKPRIPYHSDRLLNIPVSVTPLIRFPLFWLSFKNLPLPLYKFASRITLDWDAYINLYFHPWEFTNIRGYQLPGYIKRRSGKEMLDRLENYLIWIRSLGTFVTFSEFQESLDPGNLFKIL
- a CDS encoding hypothetical protein (similar to AA sequence:cyanobase_aa:MAE51580), whose protein sequence is MILGNVNPRREAIIQFAVLGENNQRQGIKAVIDTGYTGFLTLPSAIIRALELTWYMQEEGILGDGSLCLFDVYEASVIWDGQIRAIEINESETDPLVGMGLLESYELNIQSIPGGLVTIKKLS
- a CDS encoding hypothetical protein (similar to AA sequence:cyanobase_aa:MAE51570), with the protein product MTVRQPLYSKEEFARRGRTLYETKIRCQIEEGNSGKIVAIDIETGAFEIADDSLTAAKQLLARYPDAQIFGIRIGHRAVHRFGFRSPGTVE
- a CDS encoding dynamin family protein (similar to AA sequence:cyanobase_aa:Npun_F0558); translated protein: MSGLLKFLKIIQDLPNKIWGMLRKIRLSRQSPMQTILLNSTLKELLTRIIGQEVNLSSLSLMELFTTNLAQLLLGVASADKVVTLEERKHLRDTLIRLRLLEGEFAEFTRTVANGINKLRSFSSLQNFLTLATPLNSAQRLLLIGLGYEMSAADGTIDPKELAYLQRIASALEIKSQYLSVLEASFTAQKVTDFVALEEVRSLLDPARFHDLDIIFTDAASHLVEALPRQEGGVTGQSSARTYEELNRFQQSIEQLNQAYAQVDQVIRECVAQNYVSETLVQDFYQLWERLSSQKFRVAVVGEFSQGKSTFLNALLGEEIQPTRAIPCSGTVTILRYGKQKRVICRYRDGKEEEIPIEQYQDKAAISKEAAYGKDSARMAMLENEIDEIIFEHPDLELCKSGVEIVDSPGLNEHDERTRITQQLLKGTDAVIFLANAQRPLTQWEQDFLKHDLRQQMRSINARESVSPQSTEETPAENLFVLVNFMDLLRKESDREDVRERLQNFLLGTSPILAGENRIHYISAQETLEARLTNEENRYTHSFQEFVRSLEQFLTADRGKIKINQSIRALSDIIEMRLKPELKQARAFLNNEISLSENSTQAISTLIEKANQQLQELRKTADSLQEEVYQRVDASLGEWMSRLDVKLRRESAGWSFGKSTDKKAINRHFSDLFIRTVSEDLERWAEQEMVRISGNNLKHLEQESKSVLQDIYDGFRTIDSEIGSNFSYQFEQSSSFRAELAGFSSCFGEAEEDWKEGLFGFTGLGALGAGLVAMFMGAFGPAMALFAVGQGFLDMIFGQKPEEVQAEQKEEILQKGIAQLRNSLPKIREQIRQRIGEAFGERRKTVQQQITSVISSAKNLLRQEEISHQHSEKNRQEKIAWLDYQSTLLEQAKSQSVSQSQT